Proteins encoded in a region of the Homo sapiens chromosome 9, GRCh38.p14 Primary Assembly genome:
- the ZNF484 gene encoding zinc finger protein 484 isoform X2 produces MSVLSLPISAPLSEEPKMTKSLESVSFKDVTVDFSRDEWQQLDLAQKSLYREVMLENYFNLISVGCQVPKPEVIFSLEQEEPCMLDGEIPSQSRPVLSFLSFLDGDIGFGPLQQRMSEEVSFQSEININLFTRDDPYSILEELWKDDEHTRKCGENQNKPLSRVVFINKKTLANDSIFEYKDIGEIVHVNTHLVSSRKRPHNCNSCGKNLEPIITLYNRNNATENSDKTIGDGDIFTHLNSHTEVTACECNQCGKPLHHKQALIQQQKIHTRESLYLFSDYVNVFSPKSHAFAHESICAEEKQHECHECEAVFTQKSQLDGSQRVYAGICTEYEKDFSLKSNRQKTPYEGNYYKCSDYGRAFIQKSDLFRCQRIHSGEKPYEYSECEKNLPQNSNLNIHKKIHTGGKHFECTECGKAFTRKSTLSMHQKIHTGEKPYVCTECGKAFIRKSHFITHERIHTGEKPYECSDCGKSFIKKSQLHVHQRIHTGENPFICSECGKVFTHKTNLIIHQKIHTGERPYICTVCGKAFTDRSNLIKHQKIHTGEKPYKCSDCGKSFTWKSRLRIHQKCHTGERHYECSECGKAFIQKSTLSMHQRIHRGEKPYVCTECGKAFFHKSHFITHERIHTGEKPYECSICGKSFTKKSQLHVHQQIHTGEKPYRCAECGKAFTDRSNLFTHQKIHTGEKPYKCSDCGKAFTRKSGLHIHQQSHTGERHYECSECGKAFARKSTLIMHQRIHTGEKPYICNECGKSFIQKSHLNRHRRIHTGEKPYECSDCGKSFIKKSQLHEHHRIHTGEKPYICAECGKAFTIRSNLIKHQKIHTKQKPYKCSDLGKALNWKPQLSMPQKSDNGEVECSMPQLWCGDSEGDQGQLSSI; encoded by the exons gaatCAGTGTCATTCAAGGACGTAACTGTAGACTTCAGTAGGGATGAGTGGCAACAATTAGACCTTGCTCAGAAAAGCCTGTACAGAGAAGTGATGCTGGAAAACTATTTCAACTTGATCTCAGTGG GATGTCAAGTTCCCAAACCAGAAGTCATCTTCAGCTTGGAACAAGAAGAGCCATGTATGTTGGATGGTGAGATCCCCAGTCAGAGCCGTCCAG tcttatcttttctttcttttttagatgggGACATTGGTTTTGGACCTTTACAACAGAGGATGTCTGAAGAAGTTTCTTTCCAGTCTGAGATTAATATTAATCTCTTCACAAGAGATGACCCATATTCCATTTTAGAAGAATTGTGGAAAGACGATGAACACAcaagaaaatgtggagaaaaccAGAACAAACCTTTAAGTCGTGTTGTCTTCATTAACAAGAAAACACTAGCTAATGACAGCATCTTTGAATATAAGGACATTGGGGAAATAGTTCATGTAAACACACACCTGGTTTCCTCAAGAAAAAGACCCCATAACTGTAACTCGTGTGGAAAGAATTTGGAGCCTATCATAACCTTATATAATAGAAACAATGCAACAGAAAATTCTGATAAGACTATTGGAGATGGTGATATTTTCACTCATTTGAATTCTCATACAGAAGTGACTGCTTGTGAATGTAACCAATGTGGGAAACCTCTGCATCATAAGCAAGCTCTCATTCAACAACAGAAAATTCATACTAGAGAGAGCCTCTATTTGTTTTCTGACTACGTAAATGTTTTCTCCCCGAAGTCACATGCCTTTGCACATGAGAGTATTTGTGCTGAAGAAAAGCAGCATGAATGCCATGAATGTGAGGCAGTCTTCACTCAGAAGTCCCAGCTTGATGGCAGTCAGAGGGTTTATGCAGGAATATGCACTGAATATGAGAAGGATTTTTCCCTCAAGTCAAACCGTCAGAAAACTCCTTATGAGGGGAATTACTATAAATGCAGTGACTATGGAAGAGCCTTTATCCAGAAGTCAGATCTGTTCAGATGCCAGAGAATTCATTCTGGAGAAAAACCTTATGAGTACAGTGAATGTGAGAAAAACCTCCCTCAGAATTCAAACcttaatatacataaaaaaattcatactggagGGAAACACTTTGAATGTACTGAATGTGGAAAAGCTTTCACAAGGAAATCAACACTAAGTATGCATCAGAAAATCCATACAGGAGAAAAACCTTATGTATGTActgaatgtgggaaggcctttatCCGGAAGTCACATTTTATCACACATgaaagaattcatactggagaaaaaccctatgaatgcaGTGACTGTGGGAAATCCTTTATTAAAAAATCACAACTCCATGTGCATCAGCGAATTCACACAGGAGAGAATCCCTTTATATGTTCAGAATGTGGGAAGGTCTTCACTCACAAGACAAATCTCATTATACACCAGAAAATTCATACAGGAGAAAGACCCTATATATGTACTGTGTGTGGTAAGGCCTTTACTGACAGGTCAAATCTCATTAAGCACCaaaaaattcatactggagagaaaccttataaaTGCAGCGACTGTGGAAAATCATTCACCTGGAAGTCTCGGCTCAGGATACATCAGAAGTGTCATACTGGAGAGAGACATTATgaatgcagtgaatgtgggaaagcatTCATTCAGAAGTCAACATTAAGTATGCACCAGAGAATTCATAGAGGGGAAAAACCATATGTTTGCACTGAATGTGGTAAGGCCTTCTTCCACAAATCCCATTTTATTACACAtgagagaattcatactggagagaaaccctatgaatgcagTATTTGTGGGAAATCCTTCACTAAGAAATCACAGCTCCACGTACATCAGCAGattcacacaggagagaaaccctatagGTGTGCTGAATGTGGAAAGGCTTTTACTGACAGATCAAATCTCTTTACACACCAgaaaattcacactggagagaaaccttataaatgtagtgactgtgggaaagccttcactAGGAAGTCAGGTCTCCATATACATCAGCAATCCCATACTGGAGAAAGGCATTATgagtgcagtgaatgtgggaaagcctttgcAAGAAAATCAACACTAATTAtgcatcagagaattcatacaggagagaaaccctatatttgtaatgaatgtgggaaatccTTCATCCAGAAGTCACACTTAAATAGACAcaggagaattcatactggagagaaaccctatgaatgcagTGACTGTGGCAAGTCTTTCATTAAGAAATCACAACTCCATGAGCATCATCGAattcacacaggagagaaaccataTATATGTGCTGAGTGTGGAAAGGCCTTCACCATCAGATCAAATCTTATTAAACACCAGAAAATTCATACTAAACAGAAACCCTATAAGTGCAGTGACTTGGGGAAAGCCTTAAACTGGAAGCCACAACTCAGTATGCCTCAGAAATCTGACAATGGGGAAGTAGAGTGCTCCATGCCACAATTATGGTGTGGGGACTCAGAAGGTGACCAAGGCCAACTTTCTTCTATCTAG